TCTCGATCAGGAAGGCAACCATAAGTTCCTCGCTTCGCTCGGAAGTGAAACGTGAAAGGTGAAACGTGAATGGGGCTTCGCCTGCTGCCGGAACGTCAGCTCCCGGCGGGACCCCTCACCTCCCACTGTTCACCCTTCACTTTTCACTCTTCGCCTCTCCCCGCTACGCCTTCTCCACCCGCACCGCGCACACCTTGTACTCCGGGATCTTGGCCGTGGGGCACACGGCCGGGTTGGTGAGCACGTTCACCGGCGACTCGCTGTAGTGGAAGCTCAGGAAGACCGTGCCCGGCGCCGTGCGATCGATCACCTTGATCCTGGTCTCGATCTGGCCTCGGCGCGAGGCCACCTTGACGTCGTCCCCGTCCTGGAGGCCCAGCTTCGCCGCGTCTGCCGGGTGCACCTCCATGAAGCCCTCGGGGAAGCAGTCGTTGATCCGCCCGCATCGCCGGGTCATGGTGCCCGAGTGGTAGTGGGCGTGCTCCCGGCCGGTGGTGAGGAGCAGGGGGAACTGGGCGTCCACCTTCTCGTCGGCTCCCCGGAACGCGATGGGGGCGAAGAGCCCCTTGCCCCGGGTGAACTTGCCCACGTGGAGGATGGGCGTGCCGGGGTGGTCCTTGGAAGGGCAGGGCCACTGGAGGCCCTGGCGCTCGATGCGGGCGTAGTCGATGCCGGCGTAGCTCGGGGTCAGCGAGGCGATCTCGTCGAAGATCTCCGACGGCCCCCCGTAGTCCATCTTGTAGCCCATGCGCGACGCGAGCTCCTGGAAGATCTCCCAGTCGGGGCGCGACTCGCCCCGGGGCGCCACGGCGGCCCGCACCCGCTGGACCCGGCGCTCGGTGTTGGCAAACGTGCCGTCCTTCTCCGCAAACGAGCAGGCGGGGAGCACC
This is a stretch of genomic DNA from Thermodesulfobacteriota bacterium. It encodes these proteins:
- a CDS encoding molybdopterin-dependent oxidoreductase, giving the protein TDAVKALANLAMLCGNVGVAGGGLNPLRGQNNVQGACDMGALPNVLTGYQRVDNEEAAAKFEQAWGRKLPRKPGLTVTEATHGALEGTVKALYVMGENPMITDPDVRHVEQALDKLELLVVQDIFLTETAAKAHVVLPACSFAEKDGTFANTERRVQRVRAAVAPRGESRPDWEIFQELASRMGYKMDYGGPSEIFDEIASLTPSYAGIDYARIERQGLQWPCPSKDHPGTPILHVGKFTRGKGLFAPIAFRGADEKVDAQFPLLLTTGREHAHYHSGTMTRRCGRINDCFPEGFMEVHPADAAKLGLQDGDDVKVASRRGQIETRIKVIDRTAPGTVFLSFHYSESPVNVLTNPAVCPTAKIPEYKVCAVRVEKA